Genomic window (Chitinophagales bacterium):
CCGTGCAGCCGCCATCCGCTTCGATCTTTCACTGCCTTCGTGGCTGATTGCAACTGATGCACATAAGAAGCAGCAGCAGTAACCGGTCGGACAGATTCACCCTGTATTGAAATTGGAACATGCCACAGGATGAGGTCAGTATCAAAAAAGTATTTGGCGGATAACTTAACATTTTTCTCAGGTTATTGCGGTGCATTTTACCATCATTAAGTGATGCAGGAGTTTATTAAGCATGATCGCCTTGATTGCGAAGCTATCCTCAGTTCCGGATAATTTCGCTATTCCAATGCCTGCTAAAAGTTATCTTTATCCATCATTCAATTACCTACGCTTCGTGATCAGGTCAATATTCCGTCATCCGCTTGTTTACAATCTGCTGATTGTCATTACCACAGTCATTACCTATAAGATCGCTAAATCCGGCATGATCATTTCCTTCAGCCGGCAGGCCATCGACCTGATCATCTTTGCCTTCTGCGTGGCGCAACTATTTTATTTCGTGGTTTTTTCATTGCGTAAGCTGTTTTACCAAACCGGTTTACAGCTTGCTTATCCGCAAATACTTTTTCGCATTTTCGGTAACATTGTTTTTGTACTGCTGACTTTCACTGCCAATTACTGGTGCCTGTTTGATAATGATCCCTCATCCATCACCGGCCTTAATGCATCTTCTACCTTCCGGGAATTGCTGGATATGTTTTACTTCAGTTGCGTCACGTTCGCTACGGTTGGTTATGGCGACATATTGCCCAAATCAATGGCTGCAAAAAGTTGCGTGATACTGGAAATGGCGACGGCATTTTTCCTGGTAGTGTTTGTAATATCCAATGCCGGTGATATCGTGCAATCCGCCCGAAAGAACATGAAAGACGAATAAAAATGAAGTTGCTCAATTGCCAGGAAGGAATTGATTCATTGCTGTACTGAAGCAACCCAAATCCTGTTAGAAGGTATTTATTAACTTAACTGATGAATTTGAATTGAATATTTACAACTGCGAAAACACTCCTTAATGTCTTCTGACAAAATCAAACCAATAGTGATACTGCTTGCAGTGATTGCAGTGCTGGCCTTTTGCTATTGGATGCTCATTCATTACTTCGACCGCCGGAATATGACTGACGATGCTCAGGTTGACGGGAATATTGTGCCTGTCATTGCACGCACGGATGGCTTCGTCGATAGCATTCTGGCTGATGATGATCAGCAGGTGAAGAAGGGAGATTTGCTGGTGCTGCTTGACACCACTGATCTTCATCTTCAGCTGCAGCAGGCGCAATCCTCGCTGAAGATTGCCATGAAGCAACTCGACATTGCGCAGGAACAGGCAAAGATTGCCGCGATTGATCTGCGTGTTGCAACATCTACCATTCAATCCAAACAGGCAACAGTGGACCGTACAAAAAGTGATTATGAACGGTTCAGCGCCCTGAAAGAGAAAGGCATCGTGAGTGAACAGCAATACGAAGCAGCGGATGAAGGATATAAAAAGGCGGTGGTGGATTTCCGGATTGCGGAGGACAAGCAACACCAGGCATCTTTGCAAAACATTACAGCCTCAAGCAATGTAATGCTGGCCGAAGAAACGATCCTGCAGACGCAGCATCAGATTGCACTATTGAAAAAACAAACCGGCTATGCTTCCATACTTGCACCTTCAACCGGCATCCTGTCTAAACGGAAAATAGAAGAAGGGCAGATGGTGAAAACCGGCGCTCAGCTTTTTACAATAGTCGATAATGATCATCTGTGGCTCACAGCAAATTTCAAAGAAACACAGCTTGCCGATATGAAACCGGGTGACAGGGTAACTATACAGATTGATGCCATTCCCGGAAAGGATTTTAGCGGAACGATAATATCATTCGGTGGCGCCACGGGATCAAAGTTCGCATTGGTTCCGCCAGACAATGCTACCGGTAACTATGTAAAAGTAGTGCAGCGTATTCCGGTGCGGATCGAGTTCACTGACTCCACGCAACATAAGATGCTGCGGCCGGGATTGAGTGCGTTGGTTTATCTGAAATAGCAACAGGATGAAGAACCGTTTATTCCTCAAGGCTTTTTTGTTTTTCACACTTGCTCTTTCCTTCTTCAACTATATAGCACCCGGCGTTTCTTTCTCCTATGTACAGAACTATTTCGGCGAGTCCTTCTCCGATGCATTCTGGTTGCTCCGCGGTTTTCAGTTATGTAACCTGGTAACAGGATTAGCGGCCTTGGTGATTTGCAAATGGATTGGTCATCGTGAAGTGTTCATTGGTTCGCTGTTTATTTTAACCATGGCAACTATTGCCTCACTGGCCGTTGATGACTTTGCACCGCTTCTATTCCTTAGAATTGTAAGCGGGCTATCCAACGGGCTGATGTCCGGTGCGGCACTCATGATGCTGATGTCTCTTTTCCCACCGGAAAAAAAAGGCAGCGCCACCTTGTTAAATATCCTGGCAGTAATTACCGGAACCTGTCTTGGCATTATGGCAACGAGCCTTTTTACACAGGATTATGGATGGAAATTCAACTACCTGTTGTCAATACCTGCCCTGGTCATGTGTTTGTTGCTTTCCTTTCTCCTCAGTAAGTCATTGCCCAAAGCCCAGCAGGTGGAAGAAGACTGGCAGAGCATTCTATGGTTTTCACTTTTCCTGGCAGGCGTAATTTTCGCGGCAGTTTATTATGAAGAGATGGAAGGCATCGAAAGTGTACGATTTGTCATCGCCCTTTCCATTGGGTTGTGCAGTGGATTGATTTTTTTCATACGCAGCCTGACGCATGATAAACCATTGCTGGATGCATCATTATTGCTTTACCCTCCGTTCACGCTGGCCACCATTGTTATTTTCCTGGCAGGATTTCATTTCGTCGGAACACTTTCCATGCTGGCTAAATTGCTGGGAGGAGTTCTAAAGATGCCGTTGCATGATGTGCTTTCCTTCATTGCTGTATTGGTTGTTTTTGTGCTGATCAGTATGCTGATCGTTGTGGTGCTGGTGAAACAGGGGTTCCGGCCTGCATGGAT
Coding sequences:
- a CDS encoding potassium channel family protein, producing MIRSIFRHPLVYNLLIVITTVITYKIAKSGMIISFSRQAIDLIIFAFCVAQLFYFVVFSLRKLFYQTGLQLAYPQILFRIFGNIVFVLLTFTANYWCLFDNDPSSITGLNASSTFRELLDMFYFSCVTFATVGYGDILPKSMAAKSCVILEMATAFFLVVFVISNAGDIVQSARKNMKDE
- a CDS encoding HlyD family secretion protein; amino-acid sequence: MSSDKIKPIVILLAVIAVLAFCYWMLIHYFDRRNMTDDAQVDGNIVPVIARTDGFVDSILADDDQQVKKGDLLVLLDTTDLHLQLQQAQSSLKIAMKQLDIAQEQAKIAAIDLRVATSTIQSKQATVDRTKSDYERFSALKEKGIVSEQQYEAADEGYKKAVVDFRIAEDKQHQASLQNITASSNVMLAEETILQTQHQIALLKKQTGYASILAPSTGILSKRKIEEGQMVKTGAQLFTIVDNDHLWLTANFKETQLADMKPGDRVTIQIDAIPGKDFSGTIISFGGATGSKFALVPPDNATGNYVKVVQRIPVRIEFTDSTQHKMLRPGLSALVYLK
- a CDS encoding MFS transporter, producing MKNRLFLKAFLFFTLALSFFNYIAPGVSFSYVQNYFGESFSDAFWLLRGFQLCNLVTGLAALVICKWIGHREVFIGSLFILTMATIASLAVDDFAPLLFLRIVSGLSNGLMSGAALMMLMSLFPPEKKGSATLLNILAVITGTCLGIMATSLFTQDYGWKFNYLLSIPALVMCLLLSFLLSKSLPKAQQVEEDWQSILWFSLFLAGVIFAAVYYEEMEGIESVRFVIALSIGLCSGLIFFIRSLTHDKPLLDASLLLYPPFTLATIVIFLAGFHFVGTLSMLAKLLGGVLKMPLHDVLSFIAVLVVFVLISMLIVVVLVKQGFRPAWIVITSLLLIAFQTYTFSTLADDFSFALVLQPAFIGILGAGGLFIGSLLYAMTRVLPPQVTRVAAMHNVIFGLGCALSSSFFTVHVDLERVRQVNYLREYTDEGNPLVQESLASQQALFMANGYAPDEASAAAYAGLQGTIKQQGYFKAITQTYFLVFIVSMLLIAFVLFIEFMLSVKSKTGLPAVT